The Sorangiineae bacterium MSr11954 DNA segment CTGCGCTCGTACCCCCCAAGGTGGCGAACGCCGAGACGGTGCCGTACCCGCCCTGGGCCCAGGGCGATTCCGTGGTCGTTTTGGAGCTCCTCATCGCGGTTTCGGGCGCGGTGCAGGAGGCGAAGGTGATCAACGGGGACGAGCCCTTCGCCACGGCGGCGCAGAAGGCCGCGGTCGGTTGGACGTTCACGCCCGCGCGCCGCGGTGACGTCACCGTCGCCGCGCGGGTGCGCATGCGCATCGAGTTTCATCCGCCGGTGGTCGTGCCCCCCGAGCCTGCCGCGACGGGCGCGCCGCCACCCGGTCCCGTCCCCGCTGGGAAATCACCGCCGGGCGCGTCGGGCGCATCCGGTGCGACCGCGACCTCGCCGCCTGCGCCGCAGCCCGAGGTTCAGGACGTGCAGGTTCGAGGCACCCGGCCGGAGGCGGGCAAGATCAGCGTCGGCGGGGGCGAGGTGCGGCAGGTTCCCGGCGCCTTCGGCGATGCGTTTCGCATGATGGAGGCGCTGCCCGGGGTCACCCCGGTGGTGAGCGGGCTCCCCTTCTTCTTCGTGCGCGGCGCGCCGCCAGGAAACACCGGGTACTTCCTCGACGGGGTGCGGGTGCCGCTGCTCTACCACTTGGCGGCGGGGCCGAGCGTGATTCACCCGGCCTTGATCGATCGCGTCGATTTTTTCCCGGGAGGCTACCCCGCGCAGTACGGGCGCTTCGCCGGCGGGGTGCTTGCAGGATACACGCGTCCACCGGCCACCACGTTCCACGGCGATTGGAACCTTCGCCTGCTCGACGCGGGGGCCCTGCTCGAGTCGCCCTTTGCGAGCGGGCGCGGCACGGCGCTGGTGGGAGGGCGCTACGGCTACCCGGGGCTCATCCTCCCGCTCTTCGCCCCCGACACGCGGCTCTCGTACTGGGACTACCAAGCGCGCGCGTCGTGGAAGCTCGACGAGCGCAACGCGATCAGCGCCTTCGTGTTCGGGAGCTACGACTACCTGGCCGAGGTGAAGAAAGACGAGCGTGGGGAGAGGAAGACCAAGCAGCTCTTCGCCACCATGTTCCACCGGCTCGATCTGCGCTTCGACCATCGGTTCGACGGAGGGGGCAACCTGCGGGTGGCGGGCACCTTGGGCGTCGACAAATCGGGGGGCGACACCGGGGACGCGACGAGCCAGATGGCCGGCCTGCGGGCCGAGCTCGAGCGGCGCCTGTCGCCCGTGATTCGCATGCGGATGGGGGCCGATGCGTTCTTCGAGCACTTCGATCTCTTCGACGAGCGCGGCGTGCAGAACCTCACCGGCGACACGCCGAGCATCCTCTACTCCCCGCGCGACGATCTCACCTTCGGCGCGTACGCCGACGCGACCTGGCACCTCGGCCCCCGCGTCGAAGTGGTCACCGGCTTGCGCGCGGATCTCTTCACCTCACACCAGCTCGATCGCCCTGGCGTGCTCTCCTCCGCCGAGCGCCAGCAGCTCCAGGCCAACCGCAACGCCCGGGAGCTCGGCGTCGATCCGCGCCTCGCGGTCCGGCTCGGGATGACCCCGAAGTTCACGTTGGTCTCCACCTTCGGAGTGTCGCACCAGCCTCCCAGCTTGGTCATTCCCGTCCCCGGCGCGGGCCTCGCCAAGCTGGGTGATGGGCTGCAAACGTCGGTGCAGACCAGCCAGGGGTTCGAGCTGCTCCTGCCGGGCGATTTCACGGCCACCGCCAACGTCTTTCTCCACAACTTCATCGGCCTCACCGACGCCACGGCCACGTGCTTGCGCGGCAACGAGTTCAACCTGGACGATCTCGACGACTCGTCGGGCCGCTCGTGCATCGCGCGCCGGGTGCGGGGCCGGGCGTATGGCTTGGAGCTCCTCATCAAGCGCTCGCTCACCAAGCGCCTCACCGGGTGGCTCTCTTACACGCTCTCGCGCACCACCCGCGACACCACACCCGGCGTCGCCCGACGCTTTCGCGCGCTCCTCCCGGAGGAGCCGTCGACCATCCTGGGCGAGTTCGATCGCACCCACGTTCTAAACCTGATCGGCGCCTACGATCTCGGGAGCGGCTGGCGCGTGGGGGGACGTTTCTTCTTCTACTCGGGGAGGCCCTACTCGAAGCAAGCGCAAGGCTTCCTCATCCCGCCCTACAACAGCGAGCGTCTCCCCCCCTACTTCCGCATCGATTTTCGCCTCGAAAAGGCGTGGACCATCGGCAAAACCGGCCGCATCTCCTTCGTGCTCGAGGGGCTGAACGTGACCCTCAACAAGGAAAAGGTGAACGTCCAATGCGAGATCTCGGCCAACCGGGGCCCCATCCGAGATCTTCGAAACATCACCCCCGACATGATGGATCGCTGTACCCCCGAAGAAATCGGCCCCGTCACCGTCCCGAGCATCGGCCTCGAAGGGTCGTTCTAGACCGCCCCGACGAGCCTCACGCCGCACGCCCCTCGAGAACCTCGGCGCTGCGCGCCGGAGCCTTGTCGAGGCGCTCGAGCTCCGGGTAATCGCGCACCACGGAGAGAAGCGCGCGGCGCGAGATTTGTTCGTGCGAATGACCACCTTTAGGATTCGCGCAGTTCAGCGCTTCTCCCGATGTGAGCTCACGGTGCAGCCAGAACGCGGCGCAGCCGGGTCGAAGGGGCTATGTCCGAGGCACGGTGAGCCGTGTGATCTGAATGCCGTGGGCGGCGCCCAAACGCTCCAGCAGCTCGTGAAACTCTTTGGGCGTGGCGACCTCGGGGAGGCGTTCGTAGCGGTTGTCCCAGAGCTCGAGCAGCACGTCTTTTTCGTCCAAGATGAGGCGGCTGATTTGGGGCCACGTCCATTGGCGGATGCGGGGGATGCCCATGGCCAAGAGGTAGCGGGCTTCCAGGCCGTCGCGGCGGACGACCACGCCGCGCATATGGGCGCGCAGGACGGTGCCGACCGCGCTGGCGACGAGGATGAGCGCGAAGGCTAGGGAGCTCAGCGGGCGCGTTTTGTCACCTTCGACCAGCCATACGTAGAGACGTGAGTTGGACGACGAGCTGTACGCGATGAGGACGAGCGCCAGCGCCACCAACGAGATGGCCAGGTAGACGAAGGACGGAAGCCGCATGCGCAGCGGCGGACCGAATGTGAGGCGGTCGCCGGGACTGAGGCTGTAGGACATCTCGAAGCGCGCGACCGTGCCGCGCACCTCGGTGATGCTGTCTCGTTCCTCGGCTTTTCCCCCCGGAGCAGGCGGAGGTAGGCTTTGGTGTTCGCTTTCCGGATGCGACGGCGAGGTCACAGAGAGCACTCCGAACAAACACGATACACGCGGATAGCTTTGGGTCCCGTGCAATCGGCACGGGCCACGCTTCCCCTTCGAGCCGGCAGGCGCCCGCAACACCGACCGATGCGAGCCGGCAGGCGCCCGCGTTTGCCTACCGATCCCGCGATCGGGCGTGCCGGATGGCGGCGATCTCGCTCTTGGAGGGGTTGATGACCAAAAGACCGTGGTCGGCGTCGATGAGGGCGATGTCTCCATCGGACGACCAGCGGAATAGCCCCTGAACGTCCACGATGGCCGGAACGCCCAAGAGCTCGAGCAGAATGCGGGTTCGGGGGCTGGTGGCGCGCTCGCTCAAGGCGATGCCGCACGGCTGGGCGCGGGCGGAGATGAGCAGGTCGAACACGCTGAGGCCGTCTCCCACGAGCACCGCCTTGGAGGGTAGCTCCGCGCGCTTGTCGGTGGCCGCGAGCATGCTCAGCGCGTCGCAGAGATCTTCCACGTCGCGGGCCCGCTCCTCGAGGAACGGATCGCGCGAGATGCTCACCGCGGTGCGGGTGGCCTCGCGCGCGACCCGGCCCAGCGCCGAGGGGATGCCCACCCCGGTGGCGGTGAGCTCCAGCGCCAGCTCGCGAAAGCGCATGTCGCCGAGGATCTCGACATAGGTGCCGAGGAACGCCGCTTCTTTGCCGACCTTGGCCAGCCCTTTGGCGCGCTCGTTCAGCGCCAGAATGGCTTTTTGGGCCACGTCGAACGCCACCTTCAACAGGCGGACGTCTTGCTCTTGCTCGCCCGCGGCCCTGGGCACATTGCTCGGGCGCTGCGGCGGCCTGCGCGGTGCTGCGATGGCGCCGAGCGCGGTGCCGGGGACCAGCGGACGGCCGGGCAAGGTGACCTTGCGCGTGCCTCCCCCGGCGCGGCGCGCGAAGGAGCTGCGCTCGCGTTGGGTGTCGATCAGCTCCGCGTGGCGGATGCCCGCCGAGATGAGCGCGCCGAGCACGCTGAGGAGCTCCACGTCGGGATCCGAGAAGGGCGTGGCCTCGCGCTGCACGGCGATGGCGCCCACCGGGCCCTGTTTGCCCAGGATGGGCACCGCCAGAAAGACGGGGAAGCGCTCCTCCTCCAGGCCCGGGAAATACTTGTACGATGCATGCGTCTCGGCGTGGTCCGAGATGATGGGCCGCAGGTACTCGACGGCTTGCCCCGTGATGCCCTCGCCCACGTTGAGCCGGATCTGACCGAGCGCGCTGCGGGAGAAGCCCACGTTGCCGCGCATGACGAGCTTGTTCTCGCCCTCGACCAGGTAGAGCGAGC contains these protein-coding regions:
- a CDS encoding TonB-dependent receptor, with the translated sequence MTSFKLAMRIGWIALALIMAYAVRAEAQPAPPALVPPKVANAETVPYPPWAQGDSVVVLELLIAVSGAVQEAKVINGDEPFATAAQKAAVGWTFTPARRGDVTVAARVRMRIEFHPPVVVPPEPAATGAPPPGPVPAGKSPPGASGASGATATSPPAPQPEVQDVQVRGTRPEAGKISVGGGEVRQVPGAFGDAFRMMEALPGVTPVVSGLPFFFVRGAPPGNTGYFLDGVRVPLLYHLAAGPSVIHPALIDRVDFFPGGYPAQYGRFAGGVLAGYTRPPATTFHGDWNLRLLDAGALLESPFASGRGTALVGGRYGYPGLILPLFAPDTRLSYWDYQARASWKLDERNAISAFVFGSYDYLAEVKKDERGERKTKQLFATMFHRLDLRFDHRFDGGGNLRVAGTLGVDKSGGDTGDATSQMAGLRAELERRLSPVIRMRMGADAFFEHFDLFDERGVQNLTGDTPSILYSPRDDLTFGAYADATWHLGPRVEVVTGLRADLFTSHQLDRPGVLSSAERQQLQANRNARELGVDPRLAVRLGMTPKFTLVSTFGVSHQPPSLVIPVPGAGLAKLGDGLQTSVQTSQGFELLLPGDFTATANVFLHNFIGLTDATATCLRGNEFNLDDLDDSSGRSCIARRVRGRAYGLELLIKRSLTKRLTGWLSYTLSRTTRDTTPGVARRFRALLPEEPSTILGEFDRTHVLNLIGAYDLGSGWRVGGRFFFYSGRPYSKQAQGFLIPPYNSERLPPYFRIDFRLEKAWTIGKTGRISFVLEGLNVTLNKEKVNVQCEISANRGPIRDLRNITPDMMDRCTPEEIGPVTVPSIGLEGSF
- a CDS encoding GAF domain-containing protein, translated to MSASTPPPPRTPSVLPFPPKVYERGNKRLDEVLDFVAFSARPMPLVTLLDEAPRRIVDILGCDVCSLYLVEGENKLVMRGNVGFSRSALGQIRLNVGEGITGQAVEYLRPIISDHAETHASYKYFPGLEEERFPVFLAVPILGKQGPVGAIAVQREATPFSDPDVELLSVLGALISAGIRHAELIDTQRERSSFARRAGGGTRKVTLPGRPLVPGTALGAIAAPRRPPQRPSNVPRAAGEQEQDVRLLKVAFDVAQKAILALNERAKGLAKVGKEAAFLGTYVEILGDMRFRELALELTATGVGIPSALGRVAREATRTAVSISRDPFLEERARDVEDLCDALSMLAATDKRAELPSKAVLVGDGLSVFDLLISARAQPCGIALSERATSPRTRILLELLGVPAIVDVQGLFRWSSDGDIALIDADHGLLVINPSKSEIAAIRHARSRDR